In the Salmo trutta chromosome 13, fSalTru1.1, whole genome shotgun sequence genome, cgagtcaagtccaagtcataCATTCTAAGAGCAAATCGttttgttaagtaaaaaaaaagctATACATGCAATGAGTTGTTCAACTACACAtctttgtctatttattgagACTACCAGATAGctcttttcattattttgtctaaaacatattttgattatgTAAAAATTCATTTtaacaacaaattccaaatgcaagctTCATAAATAAATTATCAATTTCAAGAAATGTTTGACACAGCAAaagaccagtaggcctatgctagtatTTGTTGATTGATGCCCCATTGCTggtgagcttgcaaagtaaacagtGAATATCACCAAGCAATTTTTggagctgcatatttatttatggCAATCCTCTCCATACAATGTGATGTTTGCGCTGCACACAATCCTATAGCTGTATAGCAAATCAGCAATCTGTTCGCTAGCTCAATGGCTCTCAACATTTTTTACCCTTGACCCCCAAAAAGCAGTGGTTAAAAGCTTGTGACCCCCCCGTGCACGCACGTACATGCACGCACAATAGCTGCGTAAACGTAGCCTGCCACTACATCCATAAACGGCACTGTATTTTCAAAATGTAAGACACAGAAATAAACTATGTTTTACCCCTGCATTTTGAGCTGAAAGTCATTCATGTTAGCAGCCAATATCAAGAAGGCATATCATGTCACTTCTCTGGAGGCCAGAGCAAGCAGAATCATACGGCCTACCTACCTGTATGCAGTGGAGGGTGCAGGATCGGATGGAAAGCATGGTCTGTCTACACCAAACACTATCACTTTCAAGGTCTGCCCGTCTCCAGAATACTCGTTGCCAATTGGGTAGCCCTTTTCTTCCTCACAAATACTGTATTTAATTCAACAGAATATGTTCAATATTCATCCCATAATATTGGAGGCAGTGAGATGTTACAGCTATCCTTAGACATATAGCCAGTAGCCACCCAAACTAGGCCTATCTGAAATATGAAAATGATCAATCAAATCTCCAGGTAGCCTATTGTTCTGGCATAGATGATTCAGTAGTAGATTTCTAAATTGTATTTTACAGATGGATTAGCTGACAATGTCACGAAAACAATGTGCAcacttcaatggggcagaagtccgtgagttgtgattctggatggccagataactaccaacaatgacaagaaactgccatgtgggtaATCGTAAGTGactcgtttcagctagtttcaGCTTGTTCTTGATGCCATCTCTTGTTTtggggtgttttgactgatttcatgtcaatgctaaaaTGGCAAAAAATTGTttacatacctttgtatatatatatgaaatgggtttcatggtcgagtagccgcacacaagctcaagatcaccatgcacaaagccaagtgtcagctggagtggtgtaattctctccaccattggactctagagcagtggaaacgtgttctctggaatgatgcatcacgcttcaccatctggcagtccgacggacaaatctgggtttagcggatactaggagaacactacctgccccaatgcatagtgccaactgtaaagtttggtggaggaggaataatggtctggggctgttttgcatggtttgggctaggccccttagttctagcgaagggaaatcttaactctacagcatacaatgacattctagacgattctgtgcttacaaCCTTTTACCAatagtttgggaaaggccctttcctgtttcagcatgacaatgcccccatgcacaaagcaaggttcatacagaaatggtttgtcgagatcagtgtggaagaacttgactgtcttgcacagatccctgacctgaactccatcgaacacctttgggaggaattggaacgccgactgcgaaccaggcctaatcgcccagcatcagtgcccgacctcagtaatgctcttgtggctgaatgaaagcaagtcaccgcagcaatgttccaacatctagtggaaagccttcccagaagagtggaggcttttatagcagcaaaggggggaccaactacatattaatgatcatgattttggaattagatgttcaaggagcaggtgtccacatacttctggtcatgtagtgtatataaataCAAATGGTAGGCTATGTGTAACctattaaaatatgtattttcccaTTTAGTTTCACACTCGCAGCCCCCCAAAACCTTCTCCCCACTTTGAAAACCATTGCGCTAGCTCACCCGACCTGTGTTGATTGATAGTTTTCTGGTCCAATCAGAGGGCCGAGCATGCAtttcactagccaatctgttgcaggttttttttttttgcaactgcATGCTGCGTCTACGGTCTCTGACTGTGTGGAGAGTAATCCATGGAGactctgtgccacaaaatgagtgacaaaacGTGGCCAGATAATTTGAAGGCCACAGTCTCAAGTCAAAGTCGGGTCCCGAGTCTTGAGGCTCCAAGTCCATGTCAAATCTCAAGTATTTTTTTCTTCTATCAAATTGATTCTCAAGTCATCGAATTTATGACTCGAGACAGACTTGAGTCCAAGTCATgcgactcgagtccacacctcttcTGATTGGTGATTATGGAACACACAGTTCATACTCTCTGTCACTCTATTGGTTTATTTTCAAACACCAGTGACCCTATCAGTTATTATGCTTTTATATAACTGAAAAGGTGTTGTTATGAAATTGCTGCTAAAATTAGTCCCTATCGATGTGCCCTCTCCGCCTCTCATATCTGTAGTGCTGACTtcctgtatgtgttatttcatcctATTGCCAAAatatctttttttctttttttccctctgtcAGTTTGAGTCATTGTAATTgatgtttaaaaataaaatttCCAGCACTTTAAAATCAGATCACAGATACTGCAGTCTGTCACTAGATCACTGTATTACACCAACATACCTAAAATAGCAACAAAGAAACCACATTTAGTATTCGAAAGAAGTCTTCGAAACTACATCAAATCACCTTTCATAGTGTTACTTTATTTTAAAAAGCCAAAGAGCTATTATTGTAGTCACATGGGAAGTTTAAACAAAGAAATGAAGACTTTAAAATGTGCTGTGGACAGAATGTGAAAGGTCCAGGCTGGTGATCGTTGTGATTCAAGTAATGGTCAGCGTGTCCATGCAGCATCAGGGCTTTTAACAGTTGGGTTGGTGTTCAGCCCAGGCAGCGTACTGGCACTGATGtgttctcctccactcctcctcggGGGGATAACAAAGGTTGAACACGGTAGCTACAGACAGCTGAGACTGCTTCATTCAGAGATTACAAATTAGCTAACAGAGTGATGCACATTTTGAACAGAGTCCCATTTCCCATGTGAGTTCAGAGATAATCCACACATTAGCATTCTGTGTTGGTGAGAAAGGTCTGTCTTATTATGATGAACTGAGGCTCTGTTCTAATTCCTCACTACTGACTTCACTGTCCTCACATACCACCTACTGTAGCATGGAGTAATGAATGAATTAATGTACTGGCTATGCATTCTTATTGGCATGCTAGTATGGTTGTTGGAACATAGTGTTTTAGCCTAGATTTAACATGAAAATGGAGACCTGAGCATGCATTGTTAAGATTCAGGCTCACTGTTAGTAGTGGCTCCTATTCAAACAGATGACTGGCATAGTAGTATTGATTTCATTAAAGTGATTGACATGATATGTGTGGAAACCTATTTATTGAGGGGTTATCAATCAATGTAGTATTGACTACGCAGAATTTTCCTGAGTGATCATATGGGATGTTTTGTGAAAAATCATCCATTGTTGAGAGTTGATTGATGCATAATTCTGAACATTAATGAAAGTGAAATGCTGACTATAGTGGAGATTCACAGTTTGTTGaacctccacctccctctctccccacaggtgttgAGCTCCACCTGAGGATGGCAGGAGATTCTCAAGTCCACATGGACCACGACATGGAGATAGGAGTCACACCCACAGCGGTAAGAACATGTTTTCCATAGGCACATAcagtcctctccctcccccaaTTGTCCTGTGTAACACTgctgggaggtagagagagagagagggggcagagcaaggaagagggaaagaaagagggggtGGTGAAAGATGGAAGTGTCTGGTGTAAGGGAAAAATATAAGGGGACGAGAGGGAACCATTGTGGATCATGAGTTTCCTATAAGAAGGGTGatcatgtgtgtgtgcctgtctgtctctgcagaagaggatggatggatggttcaGCCCACTACCATGGAGAGGATTGTGAGAAAACGTCTCACACGTCCTGATAATGGATGGTGAAATAGTCCAGGTTATTTGTCTTCATTCCAGAGACGATTGAATTTATTCTTCCTAACCGAGTGTGGTGAGGCAAACCAATTGTGGAAAAACACCAGCACACAGCAATTGCTAATGAATGTGTTTATGGAGTGTCAGCTGCGGACATCATTGACTCTGGGATGGCCAAAAGTGGGCTCGCTGAACTACTGTAGCACTGTCTGTGATGGCTTCATCAATCACTCAATTAGGAATTTCTTCAACACTCTCAAATAGAAACAAAAAGGTCCATTGTCAGGAAAActtgcaatgcaggacatttaaaacctGTAGTGTGTTGAAGGTTTAAAAATGTCCAttctaatccacataataattcacgtttcctgttgctgcaggattattttcctgctgtagcaaactgtttcaaattaagatcccacatctgtacAATTAAAGGCCTTGAGGAAACATAAACTGATCTTGTTGTAGGAAGGGGTCTAAAAGCTACCTTCTCCCAAGGAAATACATGTTGAAGTGACCCATGCGTTCTCCCAAACACAGGTCAAAGATCGCAATGTCTTTGAGTGACTAATTGCTGTAATTGTCAATGGGTGTTGTCTTTCACATCACTGTCAAACCTCTCATTACCGTATAATCTAGAGAAAGATCAATATGTACATAAATAAAGCAACATCTGATACATGGAATACTCTCCtaatgtgtgtgtacagagaaCTACAATGAAGAGACCCTAGCTAGAATTTCAAACagtagctatgtttccattaacttgcCCAGTGATTTTTTTTGGCGACATTTAGAACATTTTCATAGAAAACAGATTCAACAATTACCTGCTATCTTGTGTCGATAAAAACAGCTGGCCGAAATGATGTCACACCTAAGAAAAAAACAACTGTGTTGAATACAAATGAAGTGGTTGATGTGTTTACAttacccatttaggcaaattgcgGATGAATAAATTGGTGACAGGctgtatgccctcccacctatctgtttcatgtctcaggtaggccgcaaaagccagcatggatagaatgcaagaATTTACAAATATTTGCCATATTGTAATAATTTTTGTGTCAATCTATTGTCACAGTCCATGCCATGGTGAAACTtacactcctgtagatctgacaTAATTGGATGGGGAAACTTGCGTCCAGCAAATCAGAAAGCAAGTCGAAACAAATCCGccattcttgaaagtcaggacaagGATCCTGCAAACAAACATTATTTTTCTAGCTGAAAAAAGATTTAGCAGgcagtaggcatttagaattaTATGTGGAGTGGAGCTTCATAGTTATGTGTTGATATCACGTGCCCTGCGTATTCTTCAACCatcatttatttttaaaaaacacTGTTTCCATCATAATTTGTCTCGATAAATAAACTTTGACAAAAGAAAAATCCACCCGTTGAATGGATAAattaatgtaaaacattttttacaaaatTTCCCCAATATCTACTGTTTCCATTACACGTTGCAAAGATATATTTTGAGCATTGCTTTTGtcgaataaacctgggtcaaAGGAAACCTGCCTAGAGTATTCAGATCTTTATTTAAATCATTTGCAGGACTAAAGCATGTATTTAGAAGGTTGTGTCTTTAATTTGAATTCCTTCAATCGGGAGCCATTATTTCAGTTTTGGAGCTGGAGCTGAATAATACTCAATACAGGTTGTAAAACAAAAAAGAGTAGTGTGGCAGTTTCGGATGTCACGCCACTCTGGGGAGAGAGTGAGCAGTGATCACAGGTGTCTGATTAACACCCTGATTTTCAGAGGGCACAGGAGGGGCAACACCACTACGGCAACACCACATTTCAATTGACAACTAAGCTTGTCGTCTCCAACAATCAGGATACAGAGTGCCAATGTACCCTTGGCCTGTGTGTGCTGGGGGATAGAGTAGGAGCTGAGAGGGATGGGACAGTGGGGTGTTCCTATGTTCCAATCCAGACCTGCCAGTGTCCCATAGGGGGTGAGGTACAGCACTAGGGACAGGGGAAGCACAGCTGTGGAGCCAGATCGCCTGGCTGGAGCTGGGCCAGCAGTGAGGAAGGAAGAACCTGTACCCTTATGTTCGCTCTCTCCCTTTTTTCCCTTTTTTCCCTTTCTTCTTCCTCCCACATTCATGGCGCACCATGTGCTTGGAGAGACACTCTCTCACACAATATTGTGGGAGCAGTGCAGCTACAGAATCAGGGCCCTTCATTTCATTTAACCAGAGCATCGTATGCAGTCCTCGCCCAGCACTGTTGTAGCAGAGATACAGttgtttaaatacacttaggttggagtcatttaaatatgtttttcaattactccacaaatttattgttaagaaactatagttttggcaagttaggacatctactttgtgcatgacacaagtcattttttttattgtttacagacagattatttcactgtatcacaattccagtgggtcagaagataacatacaccaagttgactgtgcctttaaacagcttggaaaattccagaaaatgatgtcatggctttagaagcttctgataagctaattgacatcatttgagtcaattggaggtgtacctgtggatgtatttcaaggcctaccttcaaactctgtgcctctttgcttgacatcatggtaaaatcaaaagaaatcagccaagacctcagaaaaaaattgtagacctccacaagtctggttcattcttgggagcaatttccaaacgcctgaaggtaccacgttcacctgtacaaacaatagtacgcaagtataaacaccatgggaccacgcagctgtcataccgctcaggaaggagacgcgttctgtctcctagagatgaacgtactttggtgtgaaaagtgcaaatcaatcccagaacaacagcaaaggaccttgtgaagatgctggaggaaacaggtacaaaagtatctatatccacagtaaaatgagtcctatgtcgatataacctgaaaggccgctcaggcaggaagaagccactgctccaaaaccggcataaaaaagccagactatggtttgcaactgcacatggggactaagattgtactttttggagaaatgtcctctggtctgatgatacaaaaatagaactgtttggccataatgaccattgttatgtttggaggataaagggggaggcttgcaagccgaagaacaccatctcaatcGTGAaagacgggggtggcagcatcatgttgtgggggtgctttgctgcaggagagcctggtgcacttcacaaaatagatggcatcaggaggtaggaaaatgatgtggatatattgaagcaacatctcaagacatcagtcagtaagttaaagcttggttgtaaaatgggtcttccaaatagacaatgaccccaagcatacttccaaagttgtggcaaaatggcttaaggacaacaaagtcaaggtattggagtggcccttacaaagccctgacctcaacctatagaacatttgtgggcagaataaaaaagtgtgtgcgagcaaggaggcctacaaacctgactcagttacatcagctctgtcaggaggaatgggccaaaattcacccaatgtattgtgggaagcttgtggaaggctacctgaaaagtttgcccaagttaaacaatttaaaggcaatactaccaaatactaattgagtgtatgtaaacttctgacccactgggaatgtgatgaaagaaataaaagctgaaataaaatattctctctactattattgcgacatttcacattcttaaaataaagtggtgatcctaactgacctaaaacagggaattttttactaggattaaatatcagaaattgtgaaaaactgagctttaatgtatttggctaaggtgtatgtaaacttccgacttcaactgtatctgtagcATTGATTTACAGTTTATTTATGGTCAACGAGGATTTAAAGGTGGTTGAGGATGAAAGCAAAGCAATTACTTAAAAGGTTGAGAATGTGTATTTTCTCATATTACATGACAGTGTGACAGCACTGTAATGCACACATTGTAGTAGCAAGGGTAATATGAGGACATTTCACACATTTTAGCAAAAAGGGTAATATGAGGAAATGTCACACATTGTAGCAACAAGGGTAATATGAGAACATTGCACATGAATAGAGGCGTACGTTTTTGTTGACCTtttgacctgaccaggaaaacaaTGGCCTGTAGCAATAGACTGTAACAAGAGCACGGAGTGTTTCCTGAATAGGTCACTCCTGGCTACACACATGAACTTCTGAAGACAATGATAATGTGACCAAGGTCTCAGCAGAActgtctctattcctctctatctctccaggtGAAAAAGCTTCCCAAACACATGCGGGAGGCCCAGATCTCCACTGAGCGCACGCACCTCATCGCCGACTCCATCAAGAAGCCCCGACAACGCTACGTCCAGAAGGACGGCAAATGCAACGTTCACCACGGCAATGTGCAGGAAACCTACCGTTACCTTAGCGACCTGTTTACCACCCTGGTGGACCTTCGCTGGCGCTTCAGCCTCTTCATCTTCACTTTGGTCTATGTGGTCAACTGGCTGTTCTTCGGCCTGCTGTGGTACATCATCGCCCTGATCCGAGGGGATCTGTGGCACAGCGACGAGGAGGGCTGGACCCCCTGCGTAGAGAACCTCAACAGCTTCGTCTCTGCCTTCCTCTTCTCCATCGAGACGGAGACCACCATCGGCTACGGCTACCGCGTCATCACAGAGAAGTGCCCTGAGGGCATCATCCTGCTGCTGATCCAGGCCATCCTGGGCTCCATCGTCAACGCCATGATGGTGGGCTGCATGTTCGTGAAGATCTCCCAGCCAAAGAACCGTGCCGAGACGCTCATGTTCTCCCACAAGGCGGTGATCTCTGTGCGGGACAACAAGCTGTGTCTGATGTTCAGAGTCGGGGACCTGCGCAACTCCCACATCGTGGAGGCCTCCATCCGGGCCAAGCTGATCCGCTCACAGCAGACCAAGGAGGGGGAGTTCATCCCTCTCAACCAGACGGACATCAACATCGGTTTCGACACGGGAGACGACCGGCTCTTCCTGGTGTCCCCACTCATAATCTCCCACGAGATCAACGAGAAGAGCCCCTTTTGGGAGCTGTCCCAGGCCCAAATGGACAAGGAGGAGTTTGAGATCGTGGTCATCCTGGAGGGCATGGTTGAAGCTACAGGTACGTCCTCTTGAAACAAGGCTAATAGGTCAGCAGGACCCCTAGCCCATAGACCCTTCATGTAGGCCTGAAATAATTAGATAGGCATAAGCAATATGGCAGTAGCTCCACCTTGTCTTTTGATAGGCTTGGTGGAATTGTCCAATCTTTTTACACCTACACAAGTGCGTAAGGAGTAGGGGCTAGCTAGGGGTTATTCTGGATAGGGCcttggtcaattccatttcaactcTTGTCTGTTCAGTTAAGCCATTGAGGTTCTTCATATTCATTGATAATGTAATATCTTTCATTCAACAAACCAGACAATTTCACATCCATACAAACACAATTTCTAGAGGCAtcatgtggtacggatctgcatataataaatatatttacCAACTCAGGTAAATATAGCTGTTATAAGTTTCATAAGACCATTATAAAAATAGAAACAACACTTTTTGAGAGCAAAGGTGTCACGTTGGTATAAAGGGTCGGCAGagaggcgcaggaatgcgtaataggggtttttatttacccaaattacagcgtgccatgtACAGGCACGGTgacaaagaccaaacaaacactatacaaaatgcagggttgagacccaaacaaaagtgcgaggagtaccttgaataaatacacAATCGTACAATGATTAtcacatgggacgagacccgtaatcatctgcacaatacaCGCGGCACGAAAaccaaaacaacacagcacaggtactcacacggccaacggacattggaacaataatcgacaggacaatggcgaacaaagggcacacttatacaatcaaatgggaatagggaccaggtgtgcgtaatgacattTCCGGAGGGATCCATGACAATAGGTTATATCTTGTTGCCATGACCATCCTTGTAATTTTCCACAAAGACAAATtaccaaacaaaaaaaaacaatgggtAGGGTCTTTATTAGGAAGGTTGTTACAGTTATGCATATGTTTCCACGTCCATACGTAGGCCCACA is a window encoding:
- the LOC115206447 gene encoding G protein-activated inward rectifier potassium channel 4 isoform X1; protein product: MAGDSQVHMDHDMEIGVTPTAVKKLPKHMREAQISTERTHLIADSIKKPRQRYVQKDGKCNVHHGNVQETYRYLSDLFTTLVDLRWRFSLFIFTLVYVVNWLFFGLLWYIIALIRGDLWHSDEEGWTPCVENLNSFVSAFLFSIETETTIGYGYRVITEKCPEGIILLLIQAILGSIVNAMMVGCMFVKISQPKNRAETLMFSHKAVISVRDNKLCLMFRVGDLRNSHIVEASIRAKLIRSQQTKEGEFIPLNQTDINIGFDTGDDRLFLVSPLIISHEINEKSPFWELSQAQMDKEEFEIVVILEGMVEATGMTCQARSSYLDKEVLWGWRFTPVLSLEKGFYEVDYNSFHDIYETNTPSCSAKELAATLREGQLLPTLSSLTPEPPKPYTLEPLSTHNPLTKEVDKGEEGERGEINGSAAALEDQPGLD
- the LOC115206447 gene encoding G protein-activated inward rectifier potassium channel 4 isoform X2, which codes for MAGDSQVHMDHDMEIGVTPTAVKKLPKHMREAQISTERTHLIADSIKKPRQRYVQKDGKCNVHHGNVQETYRYLSDLFTTLVDLRWRFSLFIFTLVYVVNWLFFGLLWYIIALIRGDLWHSDEEGWTPCVENLNSFVSAFLFSIETETTIGYGYRVITEKCPEGIILLLIQAILGSIVNAMMVGCMFVKISQPKNRAETLMFSHKAVISVRDNKLCLMFRVGDLRNSHIVEASIRAKLIRSQQTKEGEFIPLNQTDINIGFDTGDDRLFLVSPLIISHEINEKSPFWELSQAQMDKEEFEIVVILEGMVEATGLPLLPVSSMATRHTR